One genomic window of Acomys russatus chromosome 29, mAcoRus1.1, whole genome shotgun sequence includes the following:
- the Taf12 gene encoding transcription initiation factor TFIID subunit 12: MAASHYSGLTAVADVIKDLDTQIALIGLGPHSAKKKQDLDKLYELKSKARQIMNQFGPSALINLSNFSSIKPEPASTPPQGSMANSTTVVKIPGTPGTGGRLSPENNQVLTKKKLQDLVREVDPNEQLDEDVEEMLLQIADDFIESVVTAACQLARHRKSSTLEVKDVQLHLERQWNMWIPGFGSEEIRPYKKACTTEAHKQRMALIRKTTKK, from the exons ATGGCTGCCTCTCATTACAGCGGGCTTACAGCTGTTGCTGATGTAATTAAAGACCTAGACACTCAGATAGCA tTGATTGGCCTTGGTCCTCACAGCGCCAAAAAGAAACAGGATCTTGATAAGCTCTATGAGCTGAAGTCCAAAGCTCGGCAGATTATGAACCAGTTTGGCCCCTCAGCCCTAATCAACCTCTCCAACTTCTCATCTATAAAACCAGAGCCAGCCAGCACCCCTCCACAAGGCTCCATGGCCAATAGCACCACTGTGGTAAAGATACCAGGCACTCCTGGGACAGGCGGTCGTCTTAGCCCTGAAAACAATCAG GTATTGACCAAGAAGAAATTACAAGACCTAGTAAGAGAAGTGGATCCTAACGAGCAGCTGGATGAAGATGTGGAAGAA ATGCTGCTGCAGATCGCTGATGATTTCATCGAGAGTGTGGTGACAGCAGCCTGCCAGCTTGCTCGGCATCGCAAGTCCAGCACCCTGGAGGTGAAAGATGTCCAGCTGCATCTAg AGCGCCAGTGGAACATGTGGATCCCAGGATTCGGCTCCGAGGAAATCAGACCCTACAAAAAAGCTTGTACCACAGAAGCTCACAAACAG agaATGGCGCTGATTCGGAAAACCACCAAGAAATAA
- the Rab42 gene encoding ras-related protein Rab-42 codes for MEAASCSYQFRIALLGDGAVGKTSLLRRYVAGASPRVAEPEPEPEPEPTVGVEFYSRALQLSPGRQVKLQLWDTAGQERFRCITRSFYRNMVGALLVFDVTNRESFEHIQAWHQEVLSTQGPDKVIFLLVGHKCDLSSRCVSTQEAEELAASLGMAFLETSAKSNCNVDLAFDTITCAIEQALQQGDIKLEEDWAGVRLLHRASNPRSPSRRKQDSGPCQC; via the exons atGGAGGCGGCGAGCTGCAGCTACCAGTTTCGGATCGCGCTGCTCGGGGATGGGGCGGTGGGCAAGACGTCACTGCTGCGGCGCTATGTGGCCGGTGCGTCGCCGCGGGTGGcggagccggagccggagccAGAGCCGGAGCCCACTGTGGGCGTGGAGTTCTACAGCCGCGCGCTGCAGCTGTCCCCGGGGCGGCAGGTCAAGCTGCAGCTCTGGGACACAGCAGGACAGGAGCGCTTCAG gtgcATTACCAGATCTTTCTACCGGAACATGGTGGGTGCTCTGTTGGTCTTCGATGTGACCAACAGAGAGTCCTTTGAACACATCCAAGCCTGGCACCAGGAGGTCCTGTCCACTCAGGGCCCCGACAAAGTCATCTTCTTACTGGTTGGTCACAAGTGTGACCTGAGCAGCCGGTGCGTCTCCACGCAGGAGGCGGAGGAGCTGGCTGCCTCGCTGGGCATGGCCTTCCTGGAGACCTCAGCCAAAAGTAACTGCAATGTGGACCTGGCCTTTGACACTATCACCTGTGCCATCGAACAGGCCCTGCAGCAAGGGGACATCAAACTGGAAGAGGACTGGGCTGGTGTCAGGCTCCTCCATAGAGCCTCAAATCCTAGATCCcccagcaggaggaagcaggacTCAGGGCCATGCCAGTGTTGA